TCGCTCTGCAACAAAAAAATAGCAAGCAACGACCTGGAGCAGTTGCAACGCAACCTCATGATGTCGCATGCGTGCGGCACTGGCGAGGAGGTGCCGCAGCAGGTGGTGAAGCTCATGTTGCTGCTCAAGATCCAATCCCTGGCCTACGGGCACAGCGGTGTGCAACTACAAACAGTGAAGCGCCTGATTGACTTTTACAACCGCGAAGTATACCCGGTGGTGTACCAGCAAGGTTCCTTGGGTGCCAGCGGCGACTTGGCTCCATTGGCGCACCTGTGCCTGCCGCTAATCGGGTTGGGCGAGGTGCACTTCCAGGGGTACAAACTGGCAAGCGATCACGTGTTGGAAATGTTCAGCTGGCAGCCTATCACGCTAAATGCAAAAGAAGGCCTGGCCCTGTTGAACGGTACTCAGTTTATGAGCGCTTATGGAGTATACCTGTTGCTGATGGCCAAACGTCTGTCGAGGCAGGCGGATGTGGTGGCGGCGCTGTCATTGGATGCGTTTGACGGCAGAATGGAGCCTTTCAATGAATTGATTCATAGGATTCGTCCGCACAAGGGGCAATTGCAAACCGCTGAGGCCATGCGCAGCCTGCTTGCCGGCAGCCAGTTGGCGGCCCGGGAGAAGCAGCACGTGCAGGACCCCTACTCTTTCCGCTGCATACCGCAGGTGCACGGAGCCTCAAAAGACGCCCTGGCTTATGTAGAGCAGGTGTTTCTGACCGAAATTAACGCTGTAACCGATAACCCGAATATTTTTCCGGAGGATGATGAGATTATCTCGGGCGGCAACTTCCACGGGCAGCCGCTCGCCCTGGCGCTTGACTTTATGGCCATTGCGGTGGCAGAACTTGGCAGCATCTCAGAGCGCAGAACGTATCAGCTTATTTCCGGGCAGCGCGGGCTTCCGGATTTCCTGGTGGCAGAGTCAGGCCTGAACTCCGGCTTTATGATTAGCCAATATACGGCGGCCTCCATCGTGAGCCAGAGCAAGCAGCTTTGCACGCCCGCCTCGATCGACTCTATCCCCTCATCGCACAACCAGGAAGACCACGTAAGTATGGGTGCCAATGCGGCCACCAAACTGTTCCAGGTGGTGCACAATACGGAGCGGATACTGGCGATCGAACTGCTGAATGCAGCTCAGGCGCTCGATTTCAGACGGCCCAGCCATACGTCGGAGCAGTTGGAGCAGCTGATGCAGGCGTACCGAACGCAGGTGCCCTTTGTCTCCACCGACCGCGTGCTGCACAACGACATCATGCAAAGTATAGCCTTCTTAAAGGCGTATCCTTTATAGCACAACTTTTTAGCCGCTAAAGCTCCCTGTATCACTCTGGTACTGGGAGTTTTTATTTTGTAGGGCAATAAACTTAAATGCTGCACATTAATTAAATAACTTCGTAACTCATCAAAAAAAGTCTGCTTGAAATACCTGCTTTCCATATTCTTCCTACTCCTGACCACCCTTACCTGGGCACAGAACAAGTGCTTCAAAGCCTACAACAGTGCCGGTGATGTCGTACAGACCCTGTGTGTTGGCCAGGAATATTCGTTTCAGGATTGTGGCAATGAGGTGGACGACGATAAGGAGTACTACGTCTTCAATTATACCGGCGGCACAGCCTATACCACCCCCACCAGCACAAACAAGAAACATACTTATACTTCACCGGGAAGGTACCGCGTGCTGCAGATCGCTAACTATGGCGGCACCATCGGGACCGACACCGTTTCCCATGTTTTCGAGGTTAAAGCCTCGCCGGAACCAACATTCGCCTTTGTGCGCTGCGCCTCGGGCATCGTCTCCTTCACCGTTACCGACGCGAACTACGACAGTTATACGTTGGATTTCGGCGATGGAAACTCGGAAATTGTACGTGCCGGCGCTGTGGTAGAACACACCTATACTTCGGTCGGGCCATATACCGCCACGCTTACCGGTAGCATTACGGGAGGGCAATGCAGCAACGCATCCCTGCAGCAGGTGGAGCCCCTGCCCGTTATAACTGCCGCCAACCAAATTTTAATTTCGAAGCTTACCGTACAGGAGCAGGCAACAAGTGGCCGGCTGCAACTGGAGCTTTCTGGCTTAGTGGCTGGCTACACATATGTGGTGGAGCGCTACACTGGCGGCATCTTCAGTCCTTATGAAGAGGTAGGCCGCCTGGAGAATGTTACCGGCAACACGCAAACCCATACCGTTAGCAACGTGAACACCAGCGAGGGCACCTGGTTTCTGGTTCGTCCGGTGGATGCCTGTGGCAAAACCTCCCTTAACTCAACAATTGTCAGCTCCATACTACTGCAGGCAACTATCAACGAAGAAGAAGTCACCCTGAACTGGAGCAACCTACCGGAGTTCGAAGCTTTTGATGTGTATCGCAACGGTACGCTGCTGCAAACGCTGCCAGGCACTTCAGAGCGGTTCATTGACCGGAATGTTGATTGCGGCCAGACGTATACGTATTATGTTACAGGCAAAGGAACCACCTACCAGGGCAAAACTTATACTTCTGTCACGGCGCCACTGGCGGTAACCGTAACGTCTACCAAGGTGCCTGCTACGCCATACTTGCTCGCCAGCTTTAACTTGAACAACCAGGTGGAGCTTACCTTACAGGAGGCTTCAGGTGCACCTGTTCAAGTAGCTACCTTTGAGCGAAGTATAAAAGGCGCCCCTTACCAGCAGGTGGGGCAGGCGCAGCAGCTGGCTTTTACCGATACAGGTACAGAACCACAGCCTGTCTGTTACCGCGCCACCCTCACAAACGCCTGCGGCAATACCTCTCCTGTCAGTAATGTGGCCTGCCCCATTATCCTGAAAGCAGAGAAACAGGTTGATGGCAGCGTTAACCTTTCCTGGACCGCCTACACGGGTTTCCCGAATGGCGCGGGCCAGTATACTGTGGAACTGCTGGATGAAAACGGGGCCGTGGCAGCCAGTTATCCGGTTAACGGCACCTCCTACTCCGACCGCGTCCTCAGCACTACCTTGCCACAGCTCCGCTACAGAATAAAAGCCACCTCCAGAAACGGCACCGGCCTTACGTACTCCAACCTGCAGGTGCTGGAACAGGAGGCAACCGTGTTCCTGCCCAGCGCCTTCACGCCCAACGGCGATGGCCTGAATGATGTGTTTGAGGTGAAGGGCAATTTTTTCAGCGGTTATACTTTGCGGGTTTACAATCAATCCGGAGCCGTAGTATTTGAGGGCACAGAGGCTGATGCCGCTTGGGATGGCACCCACCAGGGCAAAAAGTTGCTCCCGGGTGCTTATGCGTACATCATCACCATACGCACAAGTTTTGGGGTGACAAAGCAGAAAACCGGCACCATCACGCTGCTTCGGTAGCCACCGGTTCGCTTAAGTATAAAAAGGGTTATATTTGCACAAAGCGGTAGTACCCGCAATTTTACCTCGTACAACACCTAAAAATAAAGAACTATGTTTGATATGATGGGCATGATGGGCAAAATGAAGGAAGTCCAGGCCAAAATGAAGGAAGCACAGGAGAAACTGAAGGATATTACCGTAACGGCAGAATCGGGTGCAGGCCTGGTGAAAGCCACCGTAAACGGACAGCGCCAGTTGCTTAAGATCGAAATAGATGAAACCATCATGAACGTGAGCGACCGCGAGATGGTAAACGACCTGGTGGTGGCTGCCGTGAACAATGCCATGCTGACCGCTGGCGAGCAGGCGCAGGAGCAAATGCGCAAATCTACAGAGGGCCTTATACCAAACATCCCAGGCTTAGACCTCGGCGGTTTTGGACTATAAGCCCGTGCAAACAGCAGTCGTTATCCTTAACTGGAACGGGCTGCGCTACCTACAACAGTTTCTGCCCTCGGTGGTGGCCAACAGCGGCAATGCACAGATTGTAGTGGCCGACAATGCCTCCACCGACGGCTCCGTTGCCTTTTTGCAGACCCATTTCCCGGAGGTGCGCCTTATTCTGCTGCCCGAGAACTACGGCTTCTGCGAAGGGTACAACAAAGCCCTGCAGCAGGTGCAGGCTACCTATTATGTGCTGCTTAACTCGGATGTGGACGTACCGCCGGGTTGGAAGGAGCCCGTGCTGCAGCTCATGGAGCAGGACGCAAGTATAGCCGTTTGCCAACCAAAGATCCTGGCGCAGCAGCACCCCGGCTATTTTGAGTATGCCGGGGCGGGCGGCGGCTTGTTGGATGCGTTAGGTTATCCGTACTGCCGCGGCCGGCTATTTGAGACGCTGGAAGAAGACAAGGGGCAGTATAACGATGTGCAGGAAATTTTCTGGGCGACGGGCGCCTGCATGGTTGTGCGGGCAGAGGTGTTTCACCAACTGGGCGGGCTGGAACCTGCTTTTTTCGCGCACATGGAGGAGATTGACTTTTGCTGGCGCGCTAAGAATGCAGGGTACAAAGTCATGTACAATGGGCATAGCTGCGTCTATCATGTGGGTGGCGGCACGCTGCACAAATCAAACCCTCGCAAAACGTACCTGAACTTCCGGAACGGGCTGGCGCTGCTCTACAAGAACATACCAGGCAAAGAGCTATTGGCAGCCATGCTTTTGCGAATTTTACTGGATTGGGTAGCGGCGCTGCGTATGGCGGCGGCGGGGCAGCAACAAGACGCACGTGCTGTGTTTGATGCACACGCTGATCTTTTACGGAATAGGGACTACTGGCGGCGCAGGCGCCGGGAGCAAGTACAAAAAGGCAATTTCCCGCACCTGCCAGGCGTTTACAAAGGCAGTATTGTGTGGGCGTATTTTATCCGGCAGAAGCGGACGGTGCGGGAGCTATAGATCCCAGACTGTGCTGCGTTCGCGGCGCAAATGCTTGCGGACGTTCATCCAGAAGGCAAGCATCAGGTACAGCAGCACCGGAGAGCCCATGGTCAGAAAGGAAACGTAGATGAACGTGAGCCGGATACTGCTGGTAGCAAAGCCAAGCTTCTCCCCCAGCATCGTGCACACACCAAATGCCTGTGATTCGATATAATACTGAAGTCGCTTCATGTTAGGTTGGTTTTAATCCGAAATTATACTTTGTTCCTCATACTTCAAACACGCAAACAGACGAGAGTCCGTAAAGATTCATCCCACAAACAAAGTTAAATGTACTCATTTTACGGCTTTCGTAAACAACAGGATATGCAACACCTTAAAAAAAACAAGAACCTGGCCCTTTTACTCGCTCTTTCACTCGGTGTTGGCAGCACCGGCTGTACGCTGCAGCGCATGGTGAAACAGGCAGAGAAGCACCAGGAAATCACCGTAGAACCCTCTCCCCTGACCACCAACGGCCAGAACATCAACTTTGAACTGAAGGCCCAGGTGCCTGACAAACTGGTGCGGGAAGATGAAGCGTACAAGCTGGATATTTACTACGAGTACGGCAACGACAAGCGCGAGAATATTGCCACGTATAACTTTGAGTTTGGCAATTTCCTGTACGAAAATCAGAAACCCACCATTATCCGCCAACTCTCCTTCCCCTACGACCCAGCCAAAGCCACAGGCCGCCTGATGGTGCAGGGCAAAGCGGTAGACAAAAAAGACGGGGACATAGAATATGGCAAGCCAAGGCAGGTGGCCGTGGGCCTGAATACCACACCGCTGCTGCTGGTGCGCAACAACGAATTCACCTTCGATTCAAACGAGTTCAAGGAGGCGGTGGATAAACCTGCCAGTCTGCTCTTCTATTTCAGGGAGAACAGTGCTGAGCTGAACAAAACAGCTGACTCCAACATGCAGGCACTAGACCAGTATGTGCTGGATGATGTCCCTTCGCAAAACATCAAAATCATCGGATACCAGGCGCCGGGTGAAAAAGGAAACGGCCTGGCCTCCAGGCGCGCCAGGGAACTGGAGAACTATTACCGAAAGCAGCTAAAAACCCTAGACTACAGCGACAAAAAGGTAAACATCACCACCGAGGTAAGCGACAACAGCTTTAAAACCCTTCAGGAGAAGGTGCAGTTATCTGCACTGCCAAAAGCGCAGAAGCAGGAGGTGCTGGCTATACTTGGCAGCGACAGCACCAACACGAGCCAAAAGCAGCAGGCCCTGCAGCAGACAGCCGCCTTCGATTACCTGCAAAAATACGTGTACCCGAGCCTGCGCGCCGCCGAAGTGCACGTAGACTACAACCGCAGCCGCAAGCCGGATTACGAACTG
Above is a window of Pontibacter akesuensis DNA encoding:
- the hutH gene encoding histidine ammonia-lyase yields the protein MADVHHISSELLTLETIEAILNGSKTLALSEETEQNIVRCHEYLQQKIQNTDRSIYGINTGFGSLCNKKIASNDLEQLQRNLMMSHACGTGEEVPQQVVKLMLLLKIQSLAYGHSGVQLQTVKRLIDFYNREVYPVVYQQGSLGASGDLAPLAHLCLPLIGLGEVHFQGYKLASDHVLEMFSWQPITLNAKEGLALLNGTQFMSAYGVYLLLMAKRLSRQADVVAALSLDAFDGRMEPFNELIHRIRPHKGQLQTAEAMRSLLAGSQLAAREKQHVQDPYSFRCIPQVHGASKDALAYVEQVFLTEINAVTDNPNIFPEDDEIISGGNFHGQPLALALDFMAIAVAELGSISERRTYQLISGQRGLPDFLVAESGLNSGFMISQYTAASIVSQSKQLCTPASIDSIPSSHNQEDHVSMGANAATKLFQVVHNTERILAIELLNAAQALDFRRPSHTSEQLEQLMQAYRTQVPFVSTDRVLHNDIMQSIAFLKAYPL
- a CDS encoding T9SS type B sorting domain-containing protein, with product MKYLLSIFFLLLTTLTWAQNKCFKAYNSAGDVVQTLCVGQEYSFQDCGNEVDDDKEYYVFNYTGGTAYTTPTSTNKKHTYTSPGRYRVLQIANYGGTIGTDTVSHVFEVKASPEPTFAFVRCASGIVSFTVTDANYDSYTLDFGDGNSEIVRAGAVVEHTYTSVGPYTATLTGSITGGQCSNASLQQVEPLPVITAANQILISKLTVQEQATSGRLQLELSGLVAGYTYVVERYTGGIFSPYEEVGRLENVTGNTQTHTVSNVNTSEGTWFLVRPVDACGKTSLNSTIVSSILLQATINEEEVTLNWSNLPEFEAFDVYRNGTLLQTLPGTSERFIDRNVDCGQTYTYYVTGKGTTYQGKTYTSVTAPLAVTVTSTKVPATPYLLASFNLNNQVELTLQEASGAPVQVATFERSIKGAPYQQVGQAQQLAFTDTGTEPQPVCYRATLTNACGNTSPVSNVACPIILKAEKQVDGSVNLSWTAYTGFPNGAGQYTVELLDENGAVAASYPVNGTSYSDRVLSTTLPQLRYRIKATSRNGTGLTYSNLQVLEQEATVFLPSAFTPNGDGLNDVFEVKGNFFSGYTLRVYNQSGAVVFEGTEADAAWDGTHQGKKLLPGAYAYIITIRTSFGVTKQKTGTITLLR
- a CDS encoding YbaB/EbfC family nucleoid-associated protein, with the translated sequence MFDMMGMMGKMKEVQAKMKEAQEKLKDITVTAESGAGLVKATVNGQRQLLKIEIDETIMNVSDREMVNDLVVAAVNNAMLTAGEQAQEQMRKSTEGLIPNIPGLDLGGFGL
- a CDS encoding glycosyltransferase family 2 protein, with the protein product MQTAVVILNWNGLRYLQQFLPSVVANSGNAQIVVADNASTDGSVAFLQTHFPEVRLILLPENYGFCEGYNKALQQVQATYYVLLNSDVDVPPGWKEPVLQLMEQDASIAVCQPKILAQQHPGYFEYAGAGGGLLDALGYPYCRGRLFETLEEDKGQYNDVQEIFWATGACMVVRAEVFHQLGGLEPAFFAHMEEIDFCWRAKNAGYKVMYNGHSCVYHVGGGTLHKSNPRKTYLNFRNGLALLYKNIPGKELLAAMLLRILLDWVAALRMAAAGQQQDARAVFDAHADLLRNRDYWRRRRREQVQKGNFPHLPGVYKGSIVWAYFIRQKRTVREL
- a CDS encoding PspC family transcriptional regulator: MKRLQYYIESQAFGVCTMLGEKLGFATSSIRLTFIYVSFLTMGSPVLLYLMLAFWMNVRKHLRRERSTVWDL
- a CDS encoding tetratricopeptide repeat protein, with amino-acid sequence MQHLKKNKNLALLLALSLGVGSTGCTLQRMVKQAEKHQEITVEPSPLTTNGQNINFELKAQVPDKLVREDEAYKLDIYYEYGNDKRENIATYNFEFGNFLYENQKPTIIRQLSFPYDPAKATGRLMVQGKAVDKKDGDIEYGKPRQVAVGLNTTPLLLVRNNEFTFDSNEFKEAVDKPASLLFYFRENSAELNKTADSNMQALDQYVLDDVPSQNIKIIGYQAPGEKGNGLASRRARELENYYRKQLKTLDYSDKKVNITTEVSDNSFKTLQEKVQLSALPKAQKQEVLAILGSDSTNTSQKQQALQQTAAFDYLQKYVYPSLRAAEVHVDYNRSRKPDYELYVLAKQIAQEKADANALTEEELQYAATLTPLLDEKRKLYEAAVKTTDKWPAYYNLGVVYNEMARKDYRPKAKQALLAKAIQNLRYAGFRNPSAKVYYSLASAYHQHEDYLEALQSYDYAIRQGGSPELLQRIFADKAALEIETGQYDAAINSLSYAGDSYQTNMNLGLSYLLKENYEGAEEFYQKALAQQPNDALAYYSLALIGARTQNEQMLEENLRRAVNADSTFTQKAINDLEFEAYRDKAAYKDALIR